One Candidatus Krumholzibacteriota bacterium DNA window includes the following coding sequences:
- a CDS encoding 2-oxoacid:acceptor oxidoreductase family protein, translated as MIEIRTHGRGGQGSVIASEILADAFFREGKYVQAFPAFGVERRGAPVMAFTRVGDGEIRDRCQIYEPDHLVVLDAILIDTVNITDGLKEGGWIVINTNQPVQDKTLIDRFHVALIDAASIAIKYRLGSRATPIVNTAIVGAFAGATKLVGLDAVKLAIEDLVPVKQEDNMKAAEEAFNGVEIVS; from the coding sequence ATGATCGAGATCAGGACCCATGGACGGGGCGGACAGGGATCGGTGATCGCCTCGGAGATCCTCGCGGACGCGTTCTTCCGGGAAGGGAAGTACGTGCAGGCGTTCCCGGCGTTCGGCGTCGAGCGCCGCGGCGCGCCGGTCATGGCCTTCACGCGTGTCGGGGACGGGGAGATCCGGGACCGGTGCCAGATCTACGAGCCGGACCATCTCGTCGTTCTCGACGCCATTCTCATAGATACCGTCAACATCACCGACGGGCTCAAGGAGGGGGGCTGGATCGTCATCAACACGAACCAGCCCGTGCAGGACAAGACGCTGATCGATCGATTCCACGTGGCCCTGATCGACGCGGCGTCGATCGCGATCAAGTACCGGCTCGGTTCGCGCGCGACGCCCATCGTCAACACGGCGATCGTCGGCGCGTTCGCCGGCGCGACGAAACTCGTCGGTCTCGATGCCGTCAAGCTCGCCATCGAGGACCTCGTGCCGGTGAAGCAGGAGGACAACATGAAAGCGGCGGAAGAGGCGTTCAACGGGGTCGAGATCGTATCCTGA